Below is a window of 'Nostoc azollae' 0708 DNA.
ACGGCATGAAATTAGAAGAAGCTATCGACCACCTGGCTCATGTAGAAGTTCTGCGTTATCCTTTAGCTCAGTATCCACCTCTCGGGCAGGTTGTACAAATACTGGGTAGTGATGCAGAAGCTGCTGCTGATATAGATTTGGTAACTTGTAAACACGATTTATCTCGGAATTTTTCGGAAAACGTATTAGATACAGCCGCTAAGTTGCCCAAAAAGTTACTGAAAGCAGATTTGAAAGATCGCGTAGATTTACGTAACTTGTTTACTCTGACGATAGAAGGGGTAAACGGTGATGATAGGGTCATAGAAAATGCTTGGAGCTTGGAAAAAAATCCCAGTGGCCCATGGCGGTTGATTGTTCATGTCACTGATTTATCTCACTATATTCAGGCTGATGAAATATTAGACCGAGAAGCACTCAAACGGGGGAGGTCAGTGTATCTCGGAGAATTAATTTTACCGATGTTACCTGATACTGTGGGAGAACGTTGTTCTTTGATGCCAGGTAGCGATCACCTTTGTCTCTCTTTTGTGATTACTATTGATCCCCAATCGGGAGAAGTGTTGGAATGGGAAATTCAACCCAGTGTCATTAATGTAGATCAGTCCATCAGCAAACAACAAGCACAAGCAGTTCTCACAGGTGAATCAACAAAAGCATCTGCGGAAAGTATAGAGATATTACATAACCTAGCCACTTTGGCTAAAGCAGCTAAACAAGCTCGGTTGTCTCGCGGTAGTTTACAATTGAACCTACCACCTAGCCAAAATCCTTACCATGATGAGGGAGCGATGGGGGCTGTGGTAGTCAATGACTCACCAGTGCGATCACTCATCACAGAGTATGTACTGTTGGTTAATGAACTGATGGGAGAGCATCTCAGCGCCTTGGGAGTTCCCGCTATTTGGCGAGTCCAAGGGACACCCGATCCTGAAGATGTTCAGGAAATGCTGAAATTAGCCATTAATTTGGGTGTGGAACTGACACTTGATCCAGATTTGGAAATTCAACCTCTAGATTATCAACACTTAACTAGAGCTTTTACAGAATCACCATCGGAACAAGTCCTTACCTACTTGTTACAAGATACTCTCAAGCCATCTTTATACAGCACCACCAAAACTCCGCACTTTGGTTTAGCTCTGCCACAGTATCTTCACTTTAGTTCTCCCTTACGGCGTTATCCAGATTTATTAATGCAAAGGGTGTATCATGCTCTACTGGAATACGGGCGCGATCGCCGTAACACCCGTGTCAAAGAGCGTGTTAACTTGCGTCACTCGGCTTCCCATCTGGAAATTAACTGGAATGTTCTCCCTCCAGAACTCCAACAAGAACTACAAAGCGATTTAACCAGAGTCCTTGTTCAGATTAATGACAGAGAAAAAGAAGTCCAAGAAGCTGAAGCCGATTTAGCCGGACTGCAAAAAGCCCAACTGATGAAACAGCGAATCGGTCAAGTCTTTCCCGGTGTAATTACTGGGGTTCAATCCTACGGCTTCTTTGTCGAAATTGAAGTTCCAGCCACTGAGTTAGAAATCGGTTCCAAGCTGAGTACACCATTGCGAGTAGAAGGACTGGTTCACGTCAGTTCCCTCAAAGATGATTGGTATGAATACCGCGCTAGACAACAAGCTCTTTTTGGCCGCAAAAATCGCGCCTCCTATCGACTAGGCGATCGCGTAGCTGTACAAGTCAAAAGTGTAGATTACTATCGCCAGCAAATTGACTTAGTCACAGTTGGTGCTGATGGTGTAGCCAAAGACTTAGGAGTTGGAGCAGGAAATCAAGATACATCCGATGGTTACTTAGAAGATCACACAGACACTCTTGATTTAGATTTATACGATGAGGATGAGTAACTTTCCCAGATAATTAATTCCGTGTCAACTAGCACAAAACCACTTATTTTAGGTATATCAGGCGCATCTGGTCTGATTTATGCCGTTCGCACTCTAAAATTTCTCTTAGCAGCAGAGTATATAATCGAACTCGTTGCTTCCAAATCAACTTACATGGTTTGGCAAGCAGAGCAAGATATTCGTATGCCAGCAGATCCCGAAGCACAAGAGAAATTTTGGCGACAGGAAGCCGGAGTTCCCCTACTTGGTAAACTCCGCTGTCATCCTTGGAGTGATGTTGGTGCTGGAATCGCTAGTGGTTCTTTCAAAACTCTGGGTATGCTCATTATGCCATGCAGCATGAGTACAGTGGCCAAACTAGCTGTAGGGATGAGTTCCGACCTGCTAGAAAGAGCAGCAGATGTCCAAATTAAAGAAGGACGTAAGCTGGTTATTGTTCCCAGGGAAACTCCTTTTAGCCTGATTCACCTACGGAACTTAACAACCTTAGCAGAAACAGGAGTGAGAGTAGTTCCTGCTATACCTGCTTGGTATCACAATCCCCAAACCATTGAAGATTTAGTTGATTTTGTAGTAGCCCGTGCTTTAGATCAGCTAGATATTGACTGTATACCTATTCAACGTTGGCAAGGTCATCTTTAAATCAGTTATCAGTTTCTTTACTATTTAAGTAGGAAGGCACAAGAAACCGTAGACGGGCAGCGGCTTCTCGGAGAGTAGTATGTGACGAAAAGTAAAATTCACCAAAACCTCTTGCCTCTTGCCTTGTCATAACGACAATTTGTAACACCCACCTACTTATTGATAACTGTTCCCTATTTCCTAACAGTTGATAAAAATGGCTATAATTCGCTTAATCTTGTTAGTAGTCACACTGGGAGGACTAACACTATTATTAGTCCAAAATTTTTCCCCTGCCCTTCCCCTGGTATTTTTGGGTATGCGGACTCAACCATTACCATTAAGTTTATGGATTTTATTTAGCATAGTGGCTGGTGGGTTTACATCTTTTTTAATTACTACCTTATTAAAATTTGGTAATTATTTTGCTCAACAGTCATCAACAACCACAGTCAAATCAACTGCAAATGTACCACGCACCAAGACAAATGCAAGGGGAGAAAATAGACAAACTTCTCAAACCTCATACAAGCAAACAAGTACAACTGATTACAATACTAATAACGAGTTTGATGATTGGGACACAAATCGTAATCAAGAGAACGATTGGGATTTTGACGAATCACCACAGACACCAAGCTCGAAAAGCTCCTCACCTCAGCAACCACCCAAAAATAGTTCCCCTTATGATTCTGTTTACTCCTACAGTTCCCAAGAAACCAAAAATACTGGAGTGGGAAAAACTAAACCCATTTATGATGCTGATTATCGAGTAATAATCCCTCCTTATCAACCACCAACTACTGATCAAACAAATGATGATGATTGGGATTTTTTTGAAGATGAAGATTTGGACTATGATAAAAAATCTACTCGACAGTAGAAACAACCAAAATAAGTAAATATTTTACCTCTTAACCTTTTCCCAACTTCAGCAAGAACTATACACCCTGCACTTGTCTCTGTACTCCCGCGATTCTTGTATGATTTCACCCATCATTGCGGCTTCCTGTAAAGCCATAAAGGCATTAAGATATTCAAAATCATATCAAGCAGATAAAAGTTGTCTGAGTTGGTTCTCTGCTTGGAAAGTCAAATAGCCAGTTGTTAAAGCTGTTTGCACAATGTCTCGGACTTGAGTCATTGTTGATCCCTCATTAGTAATATAAAACTCATTGAACTTTCTAATTTTGACAAAATTTATTTCCCTAAAGTTTCCAACAAGTTCTATAAGGTTTCCGTTAAGTTTAAGCATACCTAAGTAGTAAAGAAAAATGCACCTAACACTTGTTATTAAATTCGTTAATAATTTATTTATCTTTAGTTTATTCAGACTTTATATACTAAGCGTTAGTATATCCTTACCGTTACGGTAAATCCACTACTAACCGTAAATCCACTAGTGACAATAATGGCGGCAGTAGATTCCCCACCAATCGAAGAAGAATTTACAGAAGCTCAAAAAAATTGGGCTTTAAACAAATTAAACGTAGATTTAGCTTCTGCCAAGAGAAAAGCTTTCA
It encodes the following:
- a CDS encoding flavin prenyltransferase UbiX, coding for MSTSTKPLILGISGASGLIYAVRTLKFLLAAEYIIELVASKSTYMVWQAEQDIRMPADPEAQEKFWRQEAGVPLLGKLRCHPWSDVGAGIASGSFKTLGMLIMPCSMSTVAKLAVGMSSDLLERAADVQIKEGRKLVIVPRETPFSLIHLRNLTTLAETGVRVVPAIPAWYHNPQTIEDLVDFVVARALDQLDIDCIPIQRWQGHL
- a CDS encoding ribonuclease R family protein, with amino-acid sequence MEFSIATLLTNFTDDKLVARKVLEKKLGCEDEDSLEKLHIALEVLEKTGLLVKERGKYRRVSEEGLIEAKLRCSSKGFCFAIQDVEGSEDIYIRESHLSNAWNGDRVLVRVLKEGSRRRSPEGEVKLILERSNHTLLARIKQVEGGFRAVPLDDRLLFELKLLTNGMKLEEAIDHLAHVEVLRYPLAQYPPLGQVVQILGSDAEAAADIDLVTCKHDLSRNFSENVLDTAAKLPKKLLKADLKDRVDLRNLFTLTIEGVNGDDRVIENAWSLEKNPSGPWRLIVHVTDLSHYIQADEILDREALKRGRSVYLGELILPMLPDTVGERCSLMPGSDHLCLSFVITIDPQSGEVLEWEIQPSVINVDQSISKQQAQAVLTGESTKASAESIEILHNLATLAKAAKQARLSRGSLQLNLPPSQNPYHDEGAMGAVVVNDSPVRSLITEYVLLVNELMGEHLSALGVPAIWRVQGTPDPEDVQEMLKLAINLGVELTLDPDLEIQPLDYQHLTRAFTESPSEQVLTYLLQDTLKPSLYSTTKTPHFGLALPQYLHFSSPLRRYPDLLMQRVYHALLEYGRDRRNTRVKERVNLRHSASHLEINWNVLPPELQQELQSDLTRVLVQINDREKEVQEAEADLAGLQKAQLMKQRIGQVFPGVITGVQSYGFFVEIEVPATELEIGSKLSTPLRVEGLVHVSSLKDDWYEYRARQQALFGRKNRASYRLGDRVAVQVKSVDYYRQQIDLVTVGADGVAKDLGVGAGNQDTSDGYLEDHTDTLDLDLYDEDE